In Uranotaenia lowii strain MFRU-FL chromosome 2, ASM2978415v1, whole genome shotgun sequence, one genomic interval encodes:
- the LOC129748547 gene encoding uncharacterized protein K02A2.6-like — protein MANVQANIVGSMEPYVPGTLFSQYAERFEHFFEFNQTPDERKRSLFITLSGPIIFNELKLLYPGQNLNTVNYNDMIARLKARFDKEDTDVVQCFKLESRIQTEDETVESFILDLKLIASQCDLGDYKEKAIRNRILVGIRDKDLQRELLKQDRLTLQSAERIVTQWELASNRAKILGSNHHQNASVGSVRERLGRAVHGGNRYQSTNERNVDYRSRSRSRGDPRSRRVSFDHRSSSRNRESRYANLTCNRCGQKGHIKRLCNVFIHNRAGPSRADRVQSVAIPAPSRNTVSNINQALNRLRVEMSEESEEENSGDFYWCMMVSNDKGSNRSCLVDVVVEGHNIIMEVDTGSAVSVMGENMFQKIFSVNVFKSNRKLVVVNGGKLDVLGEANVWINLNNHIEKLPLVILKENVQRSSHNLYPLLGREWLDVFFPRWRDTFARQTSSIKHVSVFPHKDSIIAELKTKFSNVFEKDFSEPIRGYEAELVLKDNKPIFKKAYDVPYGLREKVLEHLEKLEKENVITPIETSEWASPVIAVVKKNQDIRLVIDCKVSINKCIIPNTYPLPVAQDIFAKLSGCTTFCVLDLEGAYTQLSLSEKSKKFMVINTIKGLFTYNRLPQGVSSSCAIFQSTMERILDNIEGVSVYLDDVLISGRNAEECKKRLILVLKRLSIANIKVNWQKCKFFVSELSYLGHIISHKGLSPCPDKLTTIKNASIPRNTTELKSYLGLINYYGKFVPKLAFQLSPLYKLLKKDSKFNWTIDCQKSFELSKNALLKSKMLDFYDPTKPLVVITDACNYGLGGVLAQVVNGEEKPISFTSFSLNNAQKSYPILHLEALALVCTIKKFHKYLYGHKFTVYTDHKPLMGIFGKEGKNSIFVTRLQRYILELSIYDFEICYRKGEKLANADFCSRFPLLENVPPNLDTTVIQHLNYESTVPLDYSKVAMETEKDNILNQVSKFVQLGWPQRIEKEFKNMFSKQVDLEIMKGCLLFQNRVVIPKSLIPKILKLLHVNHSGIVKMKQLARKTVYWEGINSNIEQHVRNCITCCRMAIEPTKVKDSYWIPTTKPFSRIHADFFYLGQKIFLIIVDSYSKWIEIEWMKHGTDASKVIKKFAKIFSVFGLPDIVVTDNGPPFSSQTFINFLKNQGIEVLKSPPYHPSSNGQAERMVRLVKDVLKKYMLEPEIKSWDTEDQLNYFLFNYRNTCVTSEERFPSEKIFKYRPKTLIDLINPKYHFSRNMIEQPVEYKHRKQITVDKNKSSDKFESLVLGDKVWIKNYRQHEFAKWIEASFIKRISLNTFQVACGSVTTNVHKDQMRIQNRMPSRQNILVPIVSKNRKRKLSIEDEEDFEGFGNESKLCNQDEYSNEINSELETVRRSARIKNKRIALSNQRVKLK, from the coding sequence ATGGCTAATGTTCAAGCTAACATTGTAGGATCCATGGAACCTTATGTTCCTGGAACATTATTTAGCCAATACGCGGAACGATTCGAGCATTTCTTTGAATTCAACCAAACTCCAGATGAACGCAAAAGATCTCTTTTTATCACGCTCAGCGGCCCTATTATTTTCAATGAACTGAAATTATTATATCCCGGACAAAACCTTAATACTGTTAATTATAATGACATGATCGCTCGACTGAAAGCTAGATTCGACAAAGAAGACACAGATGTTGTACAATGTTTCAAGCTGGAATCCAGAATTCAAACGGAAGACGAAACGGTTGAAAGTTTCATTCTGGACTTGAAATTAATTGCTTCACAATGCGATTTAGGTGACTATAAGGAAAAGGCTATACGGAACAGGATTTTAGTAGGGATTAGGGATAAAGATTTGCAGAGAGAACTTTTGAAACAGGATCGTTTAACCTTGCAATCGGCTGAAAGGATTGTAACGCAATGGGAATTAGCCTCAAACAGAGCAAAAATTCTGGGCAGCaatcatcatcaaaatgcatctgTGGGCTCAGTGAGAGAGAGATTGGGTAGGGCGGTTCACGGTGGTAATAGGTACCAATCTACGAACGAAAGGAATGTTGACTACCGTAGTCGTAGTAGAAGTCGTGGAGATCCGAGATCCAGAAGGGTATCTTTCGACCACAGGAGCAGCAGCAGAAACCGAGAAAGCAGATATGCCAATTTGACTTGCAATCGTTGTGGTCAAAAAGGACATATTAAACGGCTATGCAACGTTTTCATCCACAACAGAGCGGGTCCAAGCAGAGCAGATCGTGTTCAGAGTGTTGCTATTCCGGCTCCTTCGAGGAATACGGTTAGCAATATAAATCAAGCGCTGAACCGACTAAGAGTAGAGATGAGTGAGGAGTCTGAGGAAGAAAATTCAGGTGATTTTTATTGGTGTATGATGGTATCGAACGATAAGGGATCAAACCGCTCATGTTtagttgatgttgttgttgaagGTCATAATATTATAATGGAAGTTGATACTGGTTCAGCTGTGTCTGTTATGGgcgaaaatatgtttcaaaaaattttctcggttaatgtttttaaaagcaaTCGAAAATTAGTGGTTGTGAATGGTGGTAAACTTGATGTACTTGGGGAGGCCAATGTGTGGATCAATTTAAACAACCACATAGAAAAATTACCTTTGGTTATCTTAAAAGAAAATGTTCAACGATCCAGTCATAATTTATATCCGCTGTTAGGAAGAGAATGGTTAGATGTATTTTTCCCTCGATGGAGAGATACATTCGCTAGGCAAACCTCAAGTATTAAACATGTTTCTGTATTTCCGCATAAAGATTCTATAATTGCAGAATTGAAGACAAAGTTTTCgaacgtttttgaaaaagatttttctgaGCCTATTCGCGGATATGAAGCAGAACTTGTATTAAAAGATAATAAACCCATATTTAAAAAAGCCTATGACGTTCCCTATGGTCTTAGGGAGAAGGTTTTAGAGCATTTAGAGAAGTTAGAAAAAGAAAATGTAATAACTCCAATAGAAACCAGCGAATGGGCTTCGCCAGTTATTGCTGTAGTGAAGAAAAATCAGGATATACGTTTAGTTATAGATTGCAAGGTATCTATAAATAAATGTATTATTCCGAATACTTACCCCCTACCTGTGGCACaagatatttttgctaaattgtCGGGCTGTACTACATTTTGTGTTTTAGATCTTGAAGGAGCTTACACACAGTTATCTTTATcagagaaaagtaaaaaatttatggtGATAAACACAATTAAGGGGCTATTCACATATAATAGGCTACCTCAGGGTGTATCTTCTAGCTGTGCCATTTTTCAGAGCACGATGGAGAGAATTTTAGATAATATTGAAGGGGTTTCTGTTTATTTAGACGACGTTTTGATTTCAGGGAGAAATGCTGAAGAGTGTAAAAAACGATTAATTCTTGTACTAAAGCGTTTGTCAATAGCTAACATTAAGGTAAATTGGCAGAAATGTAAGTTTTTTGTATCCGAATTATCTTATTTGGGACATATTATTTCACACAAAGGGTTGAGTCCTTGCCCTGATAAACTTACAACTATAAAAAATGCATCCATACCAAGGAATACAACTGAATTGAAGTCGTATCTGGGACTTATAAATTACTATGGTAAATTTGTGCCTAAACTTGCATTTCAGCTTTCACCACTTTATaagttgttgaaaaaagatAGTAAATTTAACTGGACAATTGATTGTCAGAAATCTTTTGAACTAAGTAAAAATGCCTTgctaaaatcaaaaatgttagaTTTTTATGATCCTACCAAGCCTTTGGTTGTTATAACAGACGCTTGTAACTATGGATTGGGTGGAGTTTTGGCACAAGTGGTAAATGGAGAAGAGAAACCCATTAGCTTTACATCCTTTTCGTTAAATAACGCACAAAAATCATACCCTATATTACATTTAGAGGCTCTGGCACTTGTGTGTACTATCAAGAAGTTCCACAAATATCTTTATGGCCACAAGTTCACGGTTTATACGGACCATAAACCTCTTATGGGTATTTTCGgtaaagaaggaaaaaactCAATCTTTGTTACTAGATTGCAGAGATATATATTAGAGTTGTCGATATATGATTTCGAAATATGCTACAGAAAAGGGGAAAAGCTTGCAAATGCTGATTTCTGCTCAAGATTTCCTCTGCTAGAAAATGTTCCTCCAAACCTTGATACAACAGTTATACAACATTTAAATTATGAGAGCACTGTGCCTTTAGACTATTCAAAAGTTGCTATGGAAACAGAAAAAGATAACATCTTAAATCAGGTCTCTAAATTTGTTCAATTAGGTTGGCCAcaaagaattgaaaaagaatttaaaaatatgttttcaaaacaagttGATTTAGAAATAATGAAAGGCtgtttactttttcaaaatcgggTGGTGATACCAAAGAGTCTTATTCCAAAAATATTGAAGTTGTTGCATGTAAATCATTCCGGAATCGTTAAAATGAAGCAGCTTGCtagaaaaactgtttattgGGAAGGAATAAATTCCAATATTGAACAACATGTACGAAATTGTATCACATGCTGTAGAATGGCGATAGAGCCGACGAAAGTAAAGGATTCCTATTGGATTCCGACAACAAAACCATTTAGCAGGATAcatgcggattttttttatttgggacaaaaaatatttttaataattgttgACAGCTATTCTAAATGGATCGAAATAGAATGGATGAAACATGGTACGGACGCATCCAAAGTAATCaagaaatttgctaaaatattttctgtttttggttTACCAGATATCGTAGTAACAGACAATGGCCCTCCGTTTAGTTCACAAACCTTTATCAACTTTCTAAAAAATCAAGGGATCGAAGTTCTTAAGAGTCCACCTTATCATCCTTCAAGTAATGGTCAGGCAGAAAGGATGGTAAGGCTGGTGAAAGATGTGTTAAAAAAGTATATGTTGGAGCCAGAAATCAAGTCATGGGATACTGAAGACCAGTTAAATTACTTCCTTTTCAATTATAGAAATACATGTGTAACTAGTGAGGAAAGATTTccatcagaaaaaatatttaagtataGGCCAAAAACACTCATAGATCTGATTAACCCAAAATATCATTTCTCGAGAAATATGATTGAGCAACCCGTTGAATATAAACACCGAAAGCAAATTACCGttgacaaaaacaaatcaagtgataaatttgaaagtttagTGTTAGGTGACAAAGTGTGGATAAAAAACTATAGACAGCATGAGTTTGCGAAATGGATAGAAGCATCATTTATAAAACGAATATCTTTGAACACATTTCAGGTGGCGTGTGGAAGCGTGACTACAAATGTCCACAAAGATCAGATGAGGATACAGAATAGAATGCCATCTCGACAAAACATTCTTGTACCCATTGTatccaaaaatagaaaaagaaaattgtcgatagaagatgaagaagatttCGAAGGTTTCGGcaatgaatcaaaattatgtAATCAAGATGaatattcaaatgaaataaattctgAATTAGAAACAGTTAGAAGATCagcaagaattaaaaataaaagaatagcACTCAGTAATCAAAGGGTAAAgctcaaatga
- the LOC129746638 gene encoding 60S ribosomal protein L24: MKIGLCAFSGFKIYPASGKTLVKADGKTFTFLNKKCERSFLMKRNPRKVKWTVLYRRKHKKGIVEEAAKKRSRRTQKFQRAIVGASITDIMAKRNMKPEVRKAQRDQAIKVAKEAKKAKQAEKKVKSQPSQKQQKQKATKVSQKAAPRVGGKR; this comes from the exons atgaa GATCGGCCTGTGCGCATTCAGCGGTTTCAAAATTTACCCCGCCAGTGGTAAAACTTTGGTCAAAGCCGACGGAAAG ACTTTCACTTTCCTGAACAAGAAATGCGAGCGTTCGTTCCTGATGAAGCGCAACCCGCGGAAGGTCAAGTGGACCGTGCTGTACCGTCGGAAGCACAAGAAGGGTATCGTTGAAGAGGCCGCCAAGAAACGCTCCCGCCGGACCCAGAAGTTCCAGCGCGCCATTGTCGGTGCCTCGATCACCGATATCATGGCCAAGCGTAACATGAAGCCGGAGGTGCGCAAGGCTCAACGCGACCAAGCCATCAA GGTGGCCAAGGAAGCCAAGAAAGCCAAGCAGGCTGAGAAGAAGGTCAAGAGCCAGCCCAGTCAGAAACAGCAGAAGCAGAAGGCTACCAAGGTGTCACAGAAGGCGGCTCCCCGTGTCGGAGGAAAGCGATAA
- the LOC129747116 gene encoding transmembrane protein 138 → MFKLSLKRFASLLVFQLLFLCVDLGINSFSYLARGDKIAIIFLFLAQDVCLILSLTGIIFSLYSTYVYQAGMAHLLYEKFRVPLLVAMIYLLLSISLHTWQVVDHHKSPYLFQWPKALTALFIVQRLFSPLYYYFYKRSALKMSDPRFYENLDWITSQLAIK, encoded by the exons atgtttaAACTATCGTTGAAGAGGTTCGCCTCATTGCTGGTGTTCCAACTGCTGTTCCTCTGTGTGGATTTGGGAATAAACAGTTTTTCCTACTTGGCTCGCGGCGATAAAATTGCCatcattttcttgtttct GGCTCAAGATGTATGCTTAATTCTGTCGTTGACTGGTATAATCTTCAGTCTTTATTCGACCTACGTCTACCAG GCCGGCATGGCGCACTTGTTATATGAGAAATTCCGGGTTCCTCTTCTGGTGGCAATGATATACCTTTTGCTGAGCATCAGCCTCCACACTTGGCAAGTTGTGGATCACCACAAGTCACCGTATCTATTCCAATGGCCCAAAGCTTTGACCGCACTGTTCATCGTTCAAAGGCTGT TTTCGCCATTGTATTATTATTTCTACAAAAGATCAGCACTCAAAATGAGCGATCCTCGCTTTTACGAAAATTTGGATTGGATTACTTCCCAGCTGgccatcaaataa